In the Gymnodinialimonas sp. 202GB13-11 genome, one interval contains:
- a CDS encoding flagellar hook capping FlgD N-terminal domain-containing protein: MEILSSLPANATSGANAAAAETASAITSDFDMFLQLLTTQMRNQDPLNPADSTEYTAQLATFSGVEQQVQTNDLLRELQGAFTAMNMGQLSGWIGMEARAEMPINFAGQSTSVQLSPSPLADRVELIVRDQNGSVVANAPAILGEGPFEWAGLDNDGQPLPNGTYTLSAQSWRGEEVLEERYAFVFAEITEAQTLNGEVWVTMSNGVSIPSEAVQGLRSPN; encoded by the coding sequence ATGGAAATCCTCTCCTCGCTTCCCGCAAATGCAACATCCGGCGCAAATGCGGCAGCCGCTGAAACGGCCTCCGCAATCACGTCGGACTTCGATATGTTTCTACAGTTGCTCACGACCCAGATGCGCAACCAAGATCCGTTGAACCCAGCAGACTCAACAGAATACACCGCGCAACTCGCGACCTTCTCGGGGGTGGAGCAACAGGTCCAGACAAATGACCTCCTGCGAGAGCTTCAAGGTGCCTTCACTGCCATGAACATGGGGCAACTTTCCGGTTGGATCGGCATGGAAGCGCGGGCAGAAATGCCGATCAATTTCGCCGGTCAGTCAACGAGTGTTCAACTCTCGCCCTCACCACTGGCCGACCGCGTTGAACTGATAGTGCGGGATCAAAACGGCTCCGTCGTGGCAAACGCCCCAGCCATCCTAGGAGAAGGCCCATTCGAATGGGCTGGCCTCGACAATGATGGTCAGCCATTGCCCAACGGCACCTATACGCTCTCTGCCCAAAGCTGGCGTGGAGAGGAGGTTTTGGAAGAACGGTACGCATTTGTCTTTGCCGAAATCACCGAAGCCCAAACGCTGAATGGTGAGGTTTGGGTGACCATGTCCAATGGCGTCAGCATCCCTTCGGAAGCCGTGCAGGGTCTCCGCAGCCCGAATTGA
- a CDS encoding enoyl-CoA hydratase, which yields MAYETLIVDVEDHICLIKLNRPDALNALNTQLLEELGRALAKADENDKVRCIVITGSDKAFAAGADITEMAEKSYTDVVYENLFADAADNIERIRKPIIAAVAGYALGGGCELAMACDFIIAAETAKFGQPEINLGVIAGMGGTQRLTRLVGKSKSMDMHLTGRFMAAEEAERSGLVSRVVPAKKLMEEVMAAATKIAEKSAISTMAAKEAVNRAEELSLSEGLLFERRMFHSLFATEDQSEGMSAFIEKREPQFRDK from the coding sequence ATGGCCTATGAGACCCTGATCGTCGACGTCGAAGATCATATCTGCCTCATCAAATTGAACCGCCCCGATGCCCTCAATGCGCTGAACACGCAGCTGCTGGAGGAACTGGGCAGGGCGTTGGCGAAAGCCGACGAAAACGACAAGGTGCGCTGCATCGTCATCACAGGCTCGGACAAAGCGTTTGCAGCAGGGGCCGACATCACCGAGATGGCTGAAAAGTCCTACACGGACGTGGTGTACGAAAACCTCTTTGCCGATGCGGCTGACAATATCGAGCGTATCCGCAAGCCGATCATCGCGGCCGTAGCAGGGTATGCCTTGGGTGGCGGATGCGAACTGGCGATGGCTTGCGACTTCATCATCGCGGCGGAGACCGCCAAGTTCGGGCAGCCCGAAATCAACCTTGGCGTCATTGCCGGGATGGGCGGCACGCAGCGACTGACCCGTCTGGTGGGCAAATCCAAGTCGATGGATATGCACCTGACCGGTCGCTTCATGGCTGCAGAAGAGGCGGAGCGTTCAGGGTTAGTCAGCCGTGTGGTGCCCGCCAAGAAGCTGATGGAAGAGGTCATGGCGGCGGCGACCAAGATTGCCGAAAAGTCTGCGATCTCTACCATGGCCGCGAAGGAAGCCGTGAACCGCGCTGAAGAACTCAGCCTATCCGAAGGTCTGCTGTTTGAACGCCGCATGTTCCATTCGCTTTTCGCGACCGAAGACCAGTCCGAAGGCATGTCAGCCTTCATTGAAAAGCGCGAACCGCAATTCCGCGACAAGTAA
- the ubiE gene encoding bifunctional demethylmenaquinone methyltransferase/2-methoxy-6-polyprenyl-1,4-benzoquinol methylase UbiE, translated as MADDNRTHFGFQDVAEDQKAGMVHGVFTNVASKYDVMNDVMSVGIHRIWKDAMMDWLAPRDGQKLLDVAGGTGDISFRFLKRAPGAHATVFDMTQSMLDEGEKRAEAEAMADKLDWVCGDAMALPFADNSFDVYTISFGIRNVVRINEALAEAYRVLRPGGRLMVLEFSQLPNEGMQKLYDLYSFNVIPRMGQVIAGDRDSYQYLVESIRKFPDQETFAGMIGDAGFEQVKYRNLSMGIAALHSGWKL; from the coding sequence ATGGCGGATGACAATCGGACCCACTTTGGCTTTCAGGATGTGGCCGAAGATCAGAAGGCCGGGATGGTCCATGGAGTCTTCACCAATGTGGCCTCGAAATACGACGTTATGAACGATGTGATGAGCGTCGGCATCCACCGCATCTGGAAGGATGCGATGATGGATTGGCTCGCGCCGCGCGATGGTCAGAAGCTGTTGGATGTAGCGGGCGGCACGGGCGATATCTCATTCCGGTTCCTCAAACGTGCGCCGGGCGCACATGCGACCGTCTTCGATATGACCCAGAGCATGCTGGATGAGGGTGAAAAACGCGCCGAGGCTGAGGCGATGGCAGACAAGCTGGATTGGGTCTGCGGCGATGCGATGGCCTTGCCCTTCGCGGACAACAGCTTTGACGTCTACACGATCAGCTTCGGTATTCGGAACGTGGTTCGGATCAATGAAGCGCTTGCCGAGGCGTACCGCGTGCTGCGTCCTGGGGGTCGCCTGATGGTGCTGGAGTTTTCGCAGCTGCCCAATGAAGGAATGCAGAAGCTCTATGATCTTTATTCCTTCAACGTGATCCCACGCATGGGGCAAGTGATCGCCGGGGATCGCGACTCGTATCAATACCTGGTCGAATCGATCCGCAAGTTCCCGGATCAAGAGACCTTTGCCGGCATGATAGGGGATGCCGGGTTCGAGCAGGTGAAGTATCGCAACCTGTCGATGGGCATTGCGGCGTTGCATTCGGGGTGGAAACTCTAG
- the ubiB gene encoding 2-polyprenylphenol 6-hydroxylase — protein sequence MRGPHNIWRLARTGATFERTGAMGAVLEAMEAPRAIRIAARVLGWPLKWFGLRGDPSMPPVPRALQALGPAYIKFGQILSTRPDVVGPEMALELQVLQDKLPPFPTTDARRVVAEELGQPLEAVFSDFSEPVAAASIAQVHRATLKESGRDVAVKILRPGIDRAFRKDVDAFHLMATLIETLSPSSRRLRPRDVIDHFEGVVLQELDLRIEASAAGEFFANTEADEGFVVPKVEWGMSSRRMMVLGWADGLPLSDLDAINAAGHDKVGLARTALQMFLRHALRDGYFHADMHQGNLKVAPNGDLVALDFGIMGRLDEYTRRVYAEILMGFIRKDYRRVAEVHFEAGYVPADRDVAEFAQALRSVGEPIFGMEASKISMGRLLAFLFEVTERFGMETRTELILLQRTMVVVEGVGRSLDPDLNIWAAARPVVEEYIARNIGPQAVARDLWRTALVLSRFGPRLPQLAEAALIAQAHPERPKRENRWPERVLLGGGGLALGLAAALIWAAF from the coding sequence GTGCGCGGCCCTCACAACATTTGGCGGTTGGCGCGGACGGGCGCCACGTTTGAGCGCACAGGGGCCATGGGCGCTGTGCTGGAGGCGATGGAGGCCCCGCGTGCGATCCGCATTGCGGCGCGCGTGCTCGGGTGGCCGCTGAAATGGTTTGGCTTGCGCGGCGATCCTTCGATGCCGCCGGTGCCCCGTGCATTACAGGCACTGGGACCTGCCTACATTAAGTTCGGGCAGATCCTTTCGACCCGACCCGATGTGGTCGGGCCGGAAATGGCGCTGGAATTGCAGGTTCTGCAGGACAAGCTGCCGCCCTTTCCGACCACCGATGCGCGTCGCGTTGTGGCCGAGGAGCTTGGCCAGCCGCTTGAAGCTGTATTCAGCGATTTTTCTGAGCCGGTTGCGGCGGCGTCTATCGCGCAGGTGCATCGGGCGACCTTGAAGGAGAGCGGTCGGGACGTTGCGGTGAAGATCCTGCGGCCCGGCATTGATCGGGCGTTTCGAAAGGACGTAGATGCGTTTCACCTGATGGCGACATTGATCGAAACCCTGTCGCCGTCTTCCCGCCGTCTGCGGCCACGTGATGTGATTGATCACTTCGAAGGTGTCGTTCTGCAGGAGTTGGATCTGCGAATTGAGGCAAGCGCCGCTGGCGAGTTCTTCGCCAATACCGAGGCCGACGAAGGTTTCGTTGTGCCAAAGGTCGAATGGGGCATGTCATCCCGGCGGATGATGGTTCTTGGCTGGGCGGACGGCCTTCCGTTGAGCGATTTGGATGCGATCAATGCCGCAGGTCATGACAAGGTCGGGCTGGCCCGCACCGCGTTGCAGATGTTTTTGCGCCATGCGTTGCGCGATGGTTATTTCCACGCAGACATGCACCAGGGAAATCTGAAGGTTGCGCCGAACGGCGATCTGGTTGCACTCGATTTCGGGATCATGGGGCGGCTCGACGAGTATACGCGCCGGGTCTATGCCGAGATACTGATGGGCTTTATCCGCAAAGATTACCGACGTGTGGCCGAAGTTCATTTTGAGGCCGGGTATGTCCCGGCTGATCGGGATGTTGCCGAATTCGCGCAGGCGCTGCGGTCGGTTGGTGAGCCGATCTTCGGCATGGAAGCGAGCAAAATCTCCATGGGTCGTCTGTTGGCGTTCCTGTTTGAGGTAACGGAACGGTTCGGGATGGAGACGCGGACTGAATTGATCCTGTTGCAGCGCACAATGGTGGTTGTCGAAGGGGTCGGGCGATCCTTGGACCCCGATCTGAACATTTGGGCCGCCGCACGCCCGGTGGTAGAAGAGTATATCGCGCGAAATATCGGACCGCAGGCCGTCGCTCGCGACCTCTGGCGTACGGCACTGGTCCTGTCGCGCTTTGGGCCCCGTTTACCGCAGCTGGCCGAAGCCGCCTTGATCGCACAGGCACATCCGGAAAGACCAAAGCGTGAAAACCGCTGGCCGGAGCGGGTCTTGCTCGGGGGCGGCGGTTTGGCCCTTGGGTTGGCGGCAGCTTTGATCTGGGCCGCCTTCTGA
- the mutM gene encoding bifunctional DNA-formamidopyrimidine glycosylase/DNA-(apurinic or apyrimidinic site) lyase, whose amino-acid sequence MPELPEVETVRRGLLPALEGARIANAAVNRPDLRWPFPDRMAERLTGATVTALRRRSKYILADLDTGETLLIHLGMSGRMTVSGDPLGQFHHDHPTPEKHDHVVLDTDAGARITFNDARRFGAMDLMDTAKHSDHWLIRDLGPEPLGNAFNEAHLITALSGKRSPVKSVLLDQRIVAGLGNIYVCEALYRAGISPLRHAGRISAPRVAGLVPIIRDVLAEAIEAGGSSLRDHRQANGELGYFQHTFFVYGREGEPCQTPDCQEKIKRKVQSGRSSFYCSACQR is encoded by the coding sequence TTGCCCGAACTTCCAGAGGTAGAGACAGTGCGTCGCGGCCTTTTGCCCGCACTTGAAGGCGCGCGCATTGCGAACGCTGCGGTGAACCGCCCCGATTTGCGCTGGCCTTTTCCCGATCGCATGGCAGAACGGCTGACCGGTGCAACCGTCACAGCGCTCCGCCGCAGGTCGAAATATATCCTTGCCGACCTCGATACGGGCGAGACGCTTTTGATCCATCTGGGTATGTCGGGCCGCATGACAGTGTCAGGCGATCCGCTTGGCCAATTTCACCATGATCACCCCACGCCAGAGAAGCACGATCATGTTGTGCTCGACACCGACGCAGGCGCGCGGATCACGTTCAACGATGCACGTCGTTTCGGCGCGATGGACCTGATGGACACAGCAAAGCATAGCGATCACTGGCTGATCCGTGATCTCGGCCCGGAACCGCTTGGCAACGCCTTCAACGAGGCACATCTGATCACCGCACTCAGCGGCAAACGATCACCGGTCAAATCCGTGCTGCTCGACCAACGCATCGTCGCGGGGCTTGGCAATATCTACGTGTGTGAGGCGCTCTACCGGGCTGGCATTTCTCCGCTCCGACACGCTGGCCGCATCTCTGCGCCCCGAGTCGCCGGATTGGTGCCGATCATCCGCGATGTATTGGCAGAAGCTATCGAAGCCGGTGGGTCTTCCCTGCGGGATCATCGACAAGCAAATGGCGAACTGGGATATTTTCAACACACCTTTTTCGTCTATGGACGCGAAGGTGAACCCTGCCAAACCCCGGATTGCCAAGAGAAAATCAAACGCAAGGTGCAATCGGGGCGGTCCAGTTTCTACTGCTCGGCCTGTCAAAGGTAG
- the rpsT gene encoding 30S ribosomal protein S20 translates to MANSPQAKKRARQNERRFAVNKARRSRIRTHLRKVEEAIASGDQAAAAEALKTAQPELMRGVTKGVLHKNTAARKMSRLASRVKAMGA, encoded by the coding sequence ATGGCAAATTCGCCCCAGGCAAAGAAACGCGCCCGCCAGAACGAGCGTCGTTTTGCCGTAAACAAAGCCCGCCGTTCGCGCATCCGCACGCACCTCCGCAAAGTTGAGGAAGCTATCGCCTCCGGCGATCAGGCGGCAGCGGCTGAAGCGCTGAAAACCGCCCAGCCCGAACTGATGCGCGGCGTCACCAAGGGTGTGTTGCACAAGAACACCGCAGCGCGGAAAATGTCGCGTCTCGCGTCACGTGTGAAGGCGATGGGCGCGTAA